A genomic window from Lotus japonicus ecotype B-129 chromosome 1, LjGifu_v1.2 includes:
- the LOC130734085 gene encoding uncharacterized protein LOC130734085 encodes MKAYGTHIFSNTSLMDISDLASSDIVITTYDVLKEDLSHDSDRHGGDRHLLRFQKRYPVIPTLLTRIYWWRVCLDEAQMVESNATAATEMALRLHSKHHWCITGTPIQRKLDDLYGLLRFLKVSPFNTYRWWAEVIRDPYEVLRSASELELILGAMKNYCKALLGRGSVSAATRHLHMLEVDYTL; translated from the exons ATGAAGGCGTACGGGACACATATTTTCTCCAATACGTCTCTGATGGATATCAGTGATCTTGCAAGTTCTGACATTGTAATAACTACATATGATGTGCTTAAAGAGGATTTGTCCCATGATTCTGATAGACACGGAGGTGATCGACACTTATTGAGATTTCAAAAAAG ATACCCGGTTATCCCAACTCTTCTTACCAGAATATACTGGTGGAGGGTTTGTTTGGATGAGGCTCAAATGGTAGAGAGTAATGCTACTGCTGCCACTGAAATGGCTCTGAGACTCCATTCGAAGCATCATTGGTGCATTACAGGGACCCCTATTCAGCGAAAGCTTGATGACTTATATGGACTTCTAAGATTCCTTAAAGTTAGTCCTTTCAATACATACAGGTGGTGGGCTGAAGTTATTCGAGATCCTTATGAG GTTTTAAGATCAGCATCTGAGTTGGAGCTTATTCTTGGAGCTATGAAGAACTATTGCAAGGCTCTGTTAGGCAGGGGCAGTGTCTCAGCAGCCACCAGGCATTTACATATGCTTGAG GTTGATTATACCCTATGA